A segment of the Gracilinanus agilis isolate LMUSP501 unplaced genomic scaffold, AgileGrace unplaced_scaffold15185, whole genome shotgun sequence genome:
aaatgaaggCTAACAAAGAGTATAAAAAACACACTGAATTTAGTGAAGATAGATTAATACTCACAGTGAAAAACTCATGGGATGTTTGCGCACAATCATATGTTGCTTCCAGAGAGGACACCTGAGTCTTTGGTTACTTTTTTACTGTAAAGGTCACTTAGGTGGCCTCCTCTTCTtcacctttcttcttttttcctttcttcagagATCTCCATTGACCAGTCATGGAACATTCATCATCTTCTTTACTTTCTGAAGAAAACCCAAATATTTGGGTCTCACGTATGATAGACATTTATGAAACTGAAACTGGGGGGAGGGGCATCCTGTCTCCAGATAATATCACTTTACTCAAATCAGTCCTGATGGAGGGGAATCTTGAAGACGCAGTAGCTATAACAAATGAGCTAattgaaagaattgaaaatgcCCATCTGAACATCGCACTAACAGGGGAGTCAGGCTCAGGGAAGTCCTCTTTCATCAATGCCTTCCGGGGGATTGGGCATGAAGATGGTGATGCTGCTAGCACTGGGGTCGTGGAGACAACAAGAAACATTTCTTCTTATGAACACCCTAAGTTTCCCAATGTAACGTTTTGGGACCTGCCAGGCATTGGGACCCCTAATTTCCAACCAAAGAGTTATCTAAAACAAGTGAACTTCAGTGactatgatttcttcttcatcatttcctCATCGAGATTTCGAGACAATGATGCAAAACTTGCTCAGGAGATCAGACAGATGGGGAAGAAGTTTTACTTTGTTAGAACCAAGGTAGACA
Coding sequences within it:
- the LOC123254122 gene encoding T-cell-specific guanine nucleotide triphosphate-binding protein 2-like; its protein translation is MEHSSSSLLSEENPNIWVSRMIDIYETETGGRGILSPDNITLLKSVLMEGNLEDAVAITNELIERIENAHLNIALTGESGSGKSSFINAFRGIGHEDGDAASTGVVETTRNISSYEHPKFPNVTFWDLPGIGTPNFQPKSYLKQVNFSDYDFFFIISSSRFRDNDAKLAQEIRQMGKKFYFVRTKVDSDLKNERKAKPKSFNRENVLQQIRKNCSQHLQK